GACAACTCttgtaaaaaaaaggtaCTTAGGTtcaatgaaattaaaatatataaaaacaagGAGAGGGCATATATATGACAAATAGGTATATacaatttcttcatttattctaaaaaaataagaaaaaaatatatatgaatataaatattttcactgtgatataattaatatgttttttttattgtatactttttttttaatctttattaataatttaaatataaaaatgtatatataatattttttttttatttacatgcTATTTATACAATAAGGTAGATATGGTTCAATTACTCCCCACCCATCGAATCCAATTATAGGAaacatatttaataaaaaagagtcAACTAGAAAAGAAGCAGAAGTAGCTAAAGATATAAACAATATAGAGTGAGGCTGCgcatttacattttttttatttttaaaataagtaaacaatttataaaaaaaaacgatatatataataaaaataatatctaATAAAGGTcctgataaaaatataagtgaTAAATGAaatctattttttataaaatgtaaCTGTAGCCAATACAAATTTCCAGGTAATGCAAATCCTGTTATAAATAATGTTATTGATGGAATTATTAAAGCATGAAAGATATctaaataattcaaaatatcCAAGTATAAATAACCTTTATAAATCATAGTTATATCACCACACTTATAAGCAGCATAAGCATGAGCAAATTCGTGCAAACATAATGATAttacaaaagaaaaataaacaaatataacaaaaataaaataagaattataataatataatataaagaaggaaaaagaaaataaatatgatattattaaaaataaagtaccAATAGTATAATCATTTATTCTAATCAAAATATGAATTACactaattattaataatggAAATAATGACAAAATATATGATATACAGTTCTGATATTTCCTAAGTATATAATTTCTATCTttatataatgataaaaaattgtttgATAATTTTCTATTTGGCATTAATGTGTTCCtataaaataacattttattttgtgattccattttatttattttttgttatttatattacttcATATTCATAAAACCTTAttaatcattatttttattaaagtatatttatttatataattttatttttttccccTTTTGTATAACTCTTATTTCTATatcaaattaatatatttagcAAAATACTTTTCCTAATTCCTAtcaatttatttaatgattttacaatatatattttcataataataaaggTTCTTGCTTTGccattattttattcttcctaaaatttattttatttatttctcttAAAGtcatttaattaaaataagaacccgtttcttctttttttttgttttttttttttttattttaattttttcctttaatttaaaaaaatatttttattttgttaattttaaattttaaacataaatttttttttttatatacttttatttatcatttaaagaaaattgtAAATGTTaattcaagaaaaaaaaaatattaaaaattaaattatcataGAAATCAtaagatatttaaaaaaaaataaatatgggGAAGCAGTAATGCAcattcaaataataaataaaatatatatgaaaaaaaagtaaatgctaaaaaaacaataaataaaaaaccCTATAAGAAACATATAATTTGTATTaaagataatatatttaaaagtaaTATGAAAGTTTTCctgaatatttttaaaaaagaaaacaagcacgtaaaaatatttatttctaaaGAAGATATAGATTTAATAAGAACATATTAAAAGGCAcacaaattaaaataatgtaGTTTTccaattaaaagaaaaaaaaatacgtaaatatataaaaacattaGTAATacaacaaaaataatttgaataaagattttatatttttgaattttcctttttttttctgtttctTATTTCAGTAATTAAAAactattttgaaatattatcaatttttgtaaattcttctcttttgttttttttggtgcatattctatatatataaaaaaattttatttttatatttttcttaaaaaattaaaaattatttaaaattttttttttctgttttttgttaatattaattatatatgaacaatttttgtatataaataGCAGAAAAAATCTTTTTATGTTGATAATGTTTATTCTAAAATAATACCAATATAGAttcaataatttttgttattttaattcatttttagattactttttattgtaatacactctataaatttaaaagatttttttcttttttttgataaatatgAACATACAGTATCTTCTAAGTTATTTTTCCTTAagactttttctttttgttacTATTTCATGTattcttctatatttttacaagGTATTTACTGttcttaataatataaatatttgttaaggcaattttataattcatataaattttgtttattcTATTTTGTTATAAAATTTTGCTTTTCTAAcctaattaattttttataaaggcTTGTATTTGCatgtatattattaaataagaaCTTTCCTTGAATTGTAATACTTAATGTTTCTCTGAttagttcttttttttttaattaataaaaaaaaaaaaaaaaatctattatatttaaatattaaaaagttGAAAAAGAacatatttatcttttttttagtttgttacttatttttatactaaaataataatttaaatagttGTGTGCTtaatgattaaaaaaaaaaaaattttaaaagtgtaattattattttacttttttttttcttatctcacctttttttatttataaaattttatataattgaaTTTGGCTAATgctagttttttttttttttttttttaaagtatcataattttgaaatatgtataaaataaaataacataataaaattatatgctatatttatgtattatttcttattaaaaaacatttttacataattttaattaaatatacatataattttatttttctccatttttcttatatatatattatatatattttttttttttttaaaatgccACATCATTTAACTTCTTTTGTTGCTGCTTTAACTGGATCTATTAGTTCAGGGACATGTTGTGGTTGTATTCCTTTTACCTTTTCTCCTGCTGTTACTCCCGTTGTTACTTCTTCAACTGCTCCTTTGTCAGCAGCTTTGCCAAACACAGTACTACCTGCAGCAGTAGCATCACAAAGTGCAGTCTCTTCAACTCCCGTCTTAACAAGTGTTATGACATTTTTTGCTCCtcttttaactttttataaaaagtacAGTATTTTTGAAGGACCATTAGAAAATAGTAAATCAAAAGTTGACAAAAAATGCCAATGTGATTTAATTGATACAAATGGACAAACATGTCACGATTATACTAATGAAATAGAACAAAATTACCAAAATGAGAAAGAGAATTtagatattaatataattaacgAAAATACTTCTAGtgaaaatgatataattaatgaaagtaacataaatattaatgatgAAATGCTTAAAGAAGAAATTATCTCATTAAATCATGAAAGATCTTTAACAACTAGTGAATATTCTATGCATTCCTTTctagaagaaaaagaaatagatatttttaaaaacgcAGATAGTagttaattatttaataattacaaTAGTttgtattcttttttttccttttgtATTTATATGCATTTCCTAATTtccaaatataaaaaaatgtatatttctaatcatacattttttttttttcatttattattattgttgttTGTGAAGTTGcataaaatttgttttttttttttttttttttttatgagcAAAAtactaaatataaaaaaaaatttgtaaaCAAAACTattaatgttttattttatttgaaaattaaataattttttttttttttttatgtaaaaagtatatatttttaaaatatatagaaaaataataaccttaagaatatttaaaatgtttCCTGTTTCATTATGTAATcatcaaatatattaatatgtaATTGTATTTCTTAGAATAAAGAATctctaaaaatatatgcatatcAAATTAgtataagaaaatttttgtattttcatttttttagttattatttacataaatagctctataataaaaaaaaattattcctgatatattattttattatatacttattttgtCTAAACTTccctattatttttttaattttttttttttggataaaatttgtatatatgtatttatttttttttttttttcttaagttgcacaaaaaaatagtatatttgaaaaatcttttaattgagatatataaaagaaaaggaaacttttaatttattttaaaaatatattatatatacttttacaTGAAAATGTTATAAATGACAATAACACACACAAGAGCAAAAATATGTGTaagaaaaacatatatatgcatactttttttataatacttTTAAAATGAGTTACAtagaaaaacaaattaaaaatatagaaaataatatagttgttcaagaaaaaaaaataaagaatttagaaaaagaaatagaggaaataaaaaatgagtctaatataatttatgaaAAGCTTATAAGGCAACaagatattttattaaaaaaaaaagaagcaaATATATTAACAGAATTGaaagtaaataatttaaaagacgAAAATATTAAAGTGTCTAAAAGTATAGAGGATACTAGTTTTAAGATAGATTCCTATTTTGAAGaattgaaaattaaaaaattggaaataaaagaaaatacaaaaagAATAGAAgagataaataatataattaaaaaaaatgcattttatgatttaaaaagtaataagacattcttaattttaaatgattttcttataaaaaaaaaagaacataaTAGTTACTTGGAAtcatttcttaaaaaaaaaaaagataaaattgaagtgctaataaatgaaattaaaaaaataaataataacacTTTTTCTTTGTGTCaaaatattatatctttAGATAACAAATTAATTTCTAATTTATATAgcataaaaaattacataaatgaagaaataaataattatcagataaaaagggaaaaaattaatgaaaattctaATTCTGTACTatgtttaaatttaataactaaaataatagaaaaacaaaaaataaaaaatttattattacataataattttaacgTTAATAGTAATATACAAACAATTAAGAATAgcatatatcaaaaaaaaagtaatgaaaCAAAATTAGAGTTAGAATTAAATACACAAGAATTTCTagaatttgaaaaatttttatcatgatctaattataaaattcaatttttttaaaaaaaattacagtatatatatatttcataaaaaaaaggaaatctaaacaaaaaaaaataaatattgttAAAGATTTTACAATGTTATgcttattttaatatacatatatatttttcaaagaTTAGaactataattaaaatatgacaaaaaattaaaaaaacaaaaatattaacttttttatattttattttacaaagaaaaaaagaattgttaaaaaaatattaactgtttttcattaaaaaaacattttttttttttttttattgtttctaTGTATTAATGaagttttaaaattttatgtttttatataagaaattatttttgtacATATATTATctagaaatattattttaatcatttaaaaaagaaaaaaatttgtttataattctatatataaattagtaaatacatttatttccctatttattaattagaaaaaaaaaaatgaaaaaaatttgatttttttttttaattttacacctatatatttaatataattgcTTATGAggaatataatatttttattatttgtattattaaagtaaattaaaaattagaGATAGTTCTTgatttatatgaatattttaaagtaTGTTAAATTCttctttaattaaatattttaccaTATATTATTTAGATAAGCTTTAGTTCAGTATTTGCCGAATCGttatatttcataatattgattttttacatattaaaatgaataaCTATATAGACATATTCATATTTCATGCAGCTAAAGTAACTGATTTATTCAATTATTATACTTCTTTGTATGAACATTATGCAATatgataaatttaaaaattgaatattcatgaatgaaagaaaaaaaattaaaaatcaCATAATTTTTAGCAACcttcttttaatttgaagaaaaaaaaaaaaaaaaatacattatcctttttttagaatatcTTTATCttccttaaaaaaatattttatcaatatagtaaataaatatttattaatatataatattttaattcttaatattttctttatcttggtatttatattcataactatttttaacattaaaataacttattttgaatattatttatttagtcatttttattatttattttaggTAAAGGTAAATTGAAATATTTGTTCTAATTAATGTAAATAGTATttattcttaaattttttattattatatttattaaaaattgttaATAAGGATGATCCTTGTTGTTTGCATTATTTATACTGAAGAGTAAATTTttggaattttttttcttcataatataatatttttattttattttattttttataaattattttctgtATGATTTTCTCGAAAAAGAATCTGAAAAATTCTTATTgtatgatttatttttactcCAAGAATAATCATTATTCTTATATGAATCATAAgattttgattttttatatctctttttataataatttatagaTGAAGAACGagaatatctttttttatactttttataaaatgtaGGTGATTTTCTCTTATAAGAGTTTCTTAAATtattgtaattatttttatttctatcttctttataaaaataataattcaatCCATTACTTAATTTAGATAAATTCATATTTGTTCTAAAAGAACTAGTTTTATTTCTTGATAATTCGTCATATAATGGTTTtctataatttcttttatagtTTTTATCAATTGTGTGATCATGAATAGatgaatatttattatactcATTTCTTCCAATTTTATGACTTTTATACTTtgaatttgtatttttaaaaggaGTCCACTTTTCAAATTCTAACCATCCTcttaatgaattttttaaattattttttgcatCGTCCTCATTTAGGTAACATGCTCTTATTAGCAACATATTATATCTagatttttcatttttacaaGCAAATGTTATTAAATGTGTTCCTTTATCAGCCCACATATCACATATTTCTGGGATTTCAAAATTATCattgtctttttttaatgactcaaaataatatttcagAAACTCGGATAACTCTTTTACTCCCCAATGTAACGGTTTATACCTACCAAAAACGCATAGTTTTCTCCTTAATTCTAGATTGTTACAGTTTCTTAAATCAGTATTATTTGGCCATTCCACCCCATTTTCTGTCATATAaacaatattaaaaaaaaaaaataaaaaaaaaataaataaataaagttaAAACAAAGTTCTtacatattatatatatatacgatcaaagagatatatatattatcttatttttaatttcatataaaatatcATGTACAATTCTTTTTACATGAAAGTAAtcactttttaaattaattttgtattacactaaaataaatattccttattttttttttttttctttcatacTTCTAGGGGATGTTAAAGAACGCTTTCTTAGCTTCTTTATAATATTTGTTTCATCTTCACAataattttccttttctttcttttctttctcttctttttcattctctctttccttttccttttcttctatttcatACCTTTTGTAATAAGGATAAATAGtgaaaacaattttttttttatccttgACATTTTTTATGATACAATTTGACAAACTCTGAATTACTTCTTTCGATATTCCATCATGGCAAGCCAAAATTGCTGAagattcatttttaattaaataaacttGCTCAATTAAGggaaaaaaaacattttcattaatagctagtttgtaaaaatattctCTAAAAAACCAAATGATATCGCATTTTTTCCAGTCAACTGGTAAATTTGTTACAATTAAgcataattctttttttaaatttttatcatcaaCATCATAAATTTCAACATTAATAGGCcatattacttttttataattagtCTTATATTCTCTTTTCATAATTGAATGATCTCGAAACATGAAATCCGCTCTTCTGCTACCAGGCTCATCTTTTTCTAAATACctcatttatttataaaaataaaaaatataaataaagcaACAACCTTTTAATTAATTCCTATATGCtaacatttaattttaatatatttaaatattttatattattttttactaaaaggttaaattttcttttttctctttttttttttttttaataaaacacttatgtatattatataatattatataatattatatattatgaactttaaaaaatagaaaattggattcataaaaaaaaaaaaaataaataaaacaaaaaaaaaatggaaaaggtttaatttataatgatatgaataaaaattttattattttatttttcaaaataaaaaaaaattattaaaataaaagtataaaaaagaattcttgtgataaaataaatatgaggtgtaataataaaaaaaaaattgaaattttaaataaaatagaatttaATGATTcttcattaaataatttctattttattcattcattttaaatttttattttatttcatattgttttttttttatattttttacgttgttatatatacatatatattttacagatttattttattcttaaatttcttttttttttctttaaataatctttttataaagttcatttttaatttacattttttatacttacagaaaatatttaattcaggaatatattaatatcataaatggagtttattaatttttaaaaaaatttgaagagaaatagttttaaaataaaatagttgTGTTCTTGTATAaagtattttaatataaaataaccCTTAAGGTGTCTgatttttaagaatatttaAGAACTGTTTCTTAAACTAATAAATCaaccctttttttttttttattttaaacattgaatttaaaagaaatatatatacattcatgaaaagtataattaaaaaaataaaaaaaattaaataaagcaTATGGataaatttcattaaaatagaGAAAATGAGGGTatctattattaaaaattaagattACCATAATTTACAATtcacatttattttttttaaatctcttttttcattatcttcTAGTGTAAATTTTTTGCCTATTTTAATTTTGCTAATAACAGCTATTAGTAATActtctttttctaataattgCTTTTACTTAGTAGCaatcattataattaaaaataatataaataaaaaaattatttattaaagaaataatatattattttgtttttacatgttacataatatttaatgagatgcatatttatatatgtgcatatttttattttatttttactataaCTTTTCacttttgataatttttctattgaATATTCCATTATAGGTATGCATATATTTGCGAAAGTATCTAtcattactttttttcttccattttttttatattttaaattctaaattatctaaaatatttttttaatattgacttattttttctaattaaaaaattttttttttttcttgtttaaATTGATTCATATAATCTccactttttttattgtttaaatttattctaaaatttttagattatgtaaaaaaaatttctaataatattaaataattttaagaaCAAGGTGTAGTCGTAATATGATTTATTCTATTGATATTTGAATAAATAcgcttatttaaaaaaatatttataaccAATTTTTAaggtaaattttttttattcttaagaaaaattttattattattttttttttcctcgTATTCCAAATGtgcattataaaaaaatgaaaaaaataaaaagaataatttttaaaaatctttggatcaattatttttttttttagtctttatattgtttttcatttattagaattaacaattttttttctttttttttttttaagttataaatatgtctaaaattacatatatttttttttttatcaatgaaataaaataaaaaaataaggtaaaatagaaaatgaaaataccTCTAAATGATTTAACAATAAAAGAAAAGGGATTAGGTGATTATTCttctaatttaaaaaaaaaaaattgtaaaattatttcttatttaaaaaataaatctaaaattaattttcttttgttaaatacaaaagaaataaaatctAGTCATTCTTTGAATAATGAAAGtagtaaattatattttaatgatgAAAAAGTAATTAATAATTCACATAAAAATCCATCTGATTGCatctatttattaaatattgaCAGTTTGAACTTGAAAAATGATTTAGGATATAAAAGTTGTAATAAACTTGACGAAGTTAATAGTGTTCCTATTAAACCTCCTGGAAAGAATAAGAGAAAAGAAAAAGCTGCTTTCcttaataaaatgaaaatattttataatatagaagaaaataaaaataacgaAATTACTAATCtcaatgataataaaaataatacaataagaaaaaaaacattttctAATCATTACATTATTTCCAGAATCGAAAATGATCGCCATGATGATAttaaaagtaatatatataaaagaaatgtgaatatagataataatatcttagaaaaaaaaaggatgaGCAATTTTTCTCCAAAAGAACTAACAATTAATCAATAtgcatataattttattgataATTACAACGAAAcatcaagaaaaaaaaatgatattaagaataataattCCAGTTATGATAATTTACTACAAATATATGAACATAAATACCTTAAGACAATTGCTAAAACAAATAGATCATTCAGCAAATCTATTcacaataataattattctgtgaatttattaaatgaacaattaaataataaggTAATAATCAACAATAAAAAAGACCACGATAAAGAAGGAAAAATGAATCACATAGAATATTCAAAAACACTAAACAGTAATATTTATGAACAAGTAAATAATCAAAGTAATTTAAAGCatataacaaataataatttaagtaaTGATTTTATAAAACAAGAAATTGATGATAATAGTAATAGTAATGGTAGAATTAATGGAGATAATTATAATAGTAGTATTCACAATGATAAAAGtagtgataataataataatacttacagctataaacaaaaattaaatgtaaCTGGCCAACTAAGTTCTACATTTAATAATGagtttattaaaagtaatCCTTTATTGCAAACAAAAATTTCTGATGATGAGAAAATGAACGATGATATAAATAGGgttataaaaagtataaacaCTTTATGTAgttatataaaagataatgttcctataaaaaataaaataaaagaagaaaaagttgtaaattattttattaaggATAATATTCTGAAtttcaataaatatatgtctGTGGAAAAAGagcaaaatttatattattacgaaaagaaaaagaacataaaaaaactaaagctacatagaaaaaaacaaaaaaataaagtcaAAATAATACATAGTGGAAATAtcagaaaaaagaaaaatgaaataaaaaaaaaaaaaattgaaaaattaaatagaaaTGTAGGCATAAAAATTTTGGCACCATCGATCAACCTAGAAAAAGAGGTATATActgaggaaaaaaaaaaagttgaagATAAAACAATCAAAGAAGAGAAATTAGAATATTTACAAGAAacaaataatatagaaaaaaagaaaatggtGCGAATATTAGATAATAGTATTGAAAAAGCAAATGCAGGATCACAAATAATGAAAAGAGAAGAtgtgatgaaaaaaattgatgAAATAAAGTGtaaagatattaaaaattttttatttgaagaattaaaaaatgagttATTTTCCAGTTTATTCATGACAAATGGCAATAAATCAAATGTTTGCAACTATGAATATATAGGCAAAAATAATAACTTgaaattagataaaaatattaaatcaGATAAACAAATAAACAAAAACATTACAAATTATTCAGATTTTTTAAAGCCTATTAAGTGCTATAATAATAAGGAAGCAAAGAATCATTTAAAGAGAATAAAAAGCGTTAATAGCAAAAACTTCTtaatttataagaaaaaaaaagcactgaatataaataaaaagaattctAAGAATAATagcaaaaaaaatgaaacattaaaaaatattgtattaaaaacagaaaaaaacaaaatattattaaaaaataatgtaatgGAAGAATTGAAATTAGGAGATGACAATATTACTACTTTagcattattaaaaaatgatagtgaagatttaacaaaaaataaaaaggataaTTCCCATGAaagtagtaataataataatgaacaatttaataatattagaaaaaatataattaaagaagaatatcttaaaaaaaaaaattacagcATTAACAATTCTAATTCAAAAGATTATATTACAATAAGAATCCTTAATAAACAAGACTacaaagaaaaacaaaatgtatttaaaagtaataaattttattctttaagtAAAAAGGGaagtataataaaagaattagaagatataaataaattctctaaaagtaaaattaaaggaaaaaaagaaaatttcaaaaatgtGCAAgcttataaaaaag
The sequence above is drawn from the Plasmodium relictum strain SGS1 genome assembly, chromosome: 14 genome and encodes:
- a CDS encoding membrane integral peptidase, M50 family, putative: MESQNKMLFYRNTLMPNRKLSNNFLSLYKDRNYILRKYQNCISYILSLFPLLIISVIHILIRINDYTIGTLFLIISYLFSFSFFILYYYNSYFIFVIFVYFSFVISLCLHEFAHAYAAYKCGDITMIYKGYLYLDILNYLDIFHALIIPSITLFITGFALPGNLYWLQLHFIKNRFHLSLIFLSGPLLDIIFIIYIVFFYKLFTYFKNKKNVNAQPHSILFISLATSASFLVDSFLLNMFPIIGFDGWGVIEPYLPYCINSIINEEIVYTYLSYICPLLVFIYFNFIEPKYLFFTRVVNFILEKILGIKISHVTKGVNNFPTLYSYIRKI